In Miscanthus floridulus cultivar M001 chromosome 5, ASM1932011v1, whole genome shotgun sequence, one genomic interval encodes:
- the LOC136453087 gene encoding RING-H2 finger protein ATL74-like: MGVHARSMSWYMSPPGSPAPGSAAEAQHALSSSPGGSSDASFDTNMVIILAALLFALLFALGLNSLARCLIRWARRAPAAAAGEAGGAGGLKKRALRSIPVEVYGACGADGAAAVAADVCAICLGEFADGEKVRVLPRCAHGFHVRCVDTWLLSHDSCPTCRGSVLDGAKAASSAPAPAAGGSRRQGSDAAAAAAIAIVIG; the protein is encoded by the coding sequence ATGGGCGTGCACGCCAGGTCgatgagctggtacatgagcccGCCGGGGTCGCCGGCGCCGGGGAGCGCCGCCGAGGCGCAGCACGCGCTGAGCAGCAGCCCCGGGGGCAGCAGCGACGCCAGCTTCGACACCAACATGGTCATCATCCTCGCCGCGCTGCTGTTCGCGCTCCTCTTCGCGCTGGGCCTCAACTCGCTGGCGCGCTGCCTCATCCGCTGGGCGCGccgcgcgccggcggcggcggcgggggaggccggcggcgcgggcgggctCAAGAAGCGCGCGCTCCGGAGCATCCCGGTCGAGGTGTACGGCGCGTGCGGCGCCGACGGGGCCGCGGCCGTCGCCGCCGACGTCTGCGCCATCTGCCTCGGCGAGTTCGCGGACGGCGAGAAGGTGCGCGTGCTGCCGCGCTGCGCCCACGGCTTCCACGTCCGCTGCGTCGACACCTGGCTCCTCTCGCACGACTCCTGCCCCACGTGCCGGGGCTCCGTGCTCGACGGCGCGAAGGCCGCCTCctccgctcccgctcccgccgccGGGGGCAGCCGGCGGCAGGGCAgcgacgctgctgctgctgctgccatcgCCATCGTCATCGGGTGA